In the Streptomyces sp. SJL17-4 genome, CCGGACGGCGGTGTCCAGGTGAAGCCGCTCGGGAACCCGGCGGTCCGGCTGCTCGCCGTCCGCTCCCTCCGGGCGCACCGGAAGGCATGGGCGGCCGTGTTCGCCGCCGTCACCGTGACCTCCGCGCTGTTCGGCGCCCTGGCCCTCGCCGCCGGCTCGGCGGGGCTCGGCCACGCGCGCGTGGAGCGGTACGCGGCCGCGCCCGTCGTCGTCGCAGGTGACCAGGCGGTCCGCTGGACGACGAAGCCGTGGGGCGGCGAGACGGAGACCCAGTCGGCCGGTCTGACCGAGCGGGTACGGATCCCCGCCGCGACCGTCGACGTGGTGCGGGCGGTGCCGGGGGTCCGGGCCGCGGTGCCGGACCACACCTTCGTCGTACGGGAGTCGGGGGCGGGCGGCCCTTCGGACCCGAGGGCGTACACCGGGCGGTCCTGGGAGGCGGCTCGGCTGGCCCCGTACCGACTGATCGACGGGCGCGAGCCACGCACCGCCGGAGAGGCCGTCCTGGGGTCCGGCGCCGGGGCGCGGGTCGGGGACACCGTCGCCGGGCGGAAGGTCGTCGGCCTCGCCGACGGGCCCGCCACGCTGTACGTCACGGCGGCCGAGGCGCGGAGGCTCGCCGGGCAGCCGGGCTCCGTCGACGCCGTCGGCGTGCTCGCCGACCCCGGCGTCCCCGTGGACACCCTCCACGCGCGCGTGCGGGCGGCCCTGGACCGGGCCGGACTCAAGGACACCGCTTCGGGGCAGCCGCTCCGGGCGCTCACCGGCGACGGCCGCGGCGGTGCCGAGCACCTCGCCGCGGCACCCGCGCGCATGGAGCTCCTCCAGCTCCTCGCGGCCGTCTCCGGAACCGTCGTGCTCGTCGCCGTACTCGTGCTCGCCTCGCTCGTCGCGCAGGCACTGCAGCAGCGCGCCGGTGAGCGGGAGTTGCTGCTCTCGGTCGGTGCGACACCCCGTCAGATCCGGGTGGCGGCCGGCCGGGAGGTGACCCGGGTGGCGGGGCTCGCGGCGCTGTGCGGCGCCGTCGCGGCCGTACCGGTGTTCCTCGGGCTGTGGTCGGCGCTCCGGGCCCGTACCGGAGTCGTCCCGGACGGCCTCGAACTCCCCTCCCCGCCATGGCTGTTCGCCGCTTCCCTGCTCGTCGCCGCCGTGGTCGTGGGGATCACCCGGCTCGTCGTCCTCTTCGCCGCCCGACGGCCCGGGCGCCCGGGGAAGGGCGGCGTGCGGCGGGTCGTCGGCATCGCGCTGGTCCTGCTGGGCGTGGCATCGGCCGTCACCGCCGCGGCCCAGGGCGGTGAGGCGGCCGCCGCCGCCGCCGGGGCGGCCACGGTGACGCTGGTCGCCGGGTGCGCGGTGCTCGGGCCCTGGATCGCGGGGGCCGCGATGAAGGCCCTCGACCTGCCGTTCCGCCGGCTCGGCGGCGCGCCCGGACGGCTCACCGCCGCCGGTGCGAGCGCCCACTCGCGGCGTCTCGGGGCGGCGCTCGTACCGGTCGTCCTCGTCACCGCCTTCGCGCTCGTGCAGCTCTCGGCGGGCACGACCATGGGGCGGGCCGCCGACGAGCAGGCGCGGGCCGCGACGACCGCGGACCTCGCGCTCTCCGGCACGACGGCCGAGCGGGTGCGGCGGCTGCCGGGCGTCGACGCGGCCACCGACGTGCTGCGGTCGACGGTCGTCCTGGCGCGCACGGAGGCCGGCGCGCCGCGCCTCGACCGGCTTCCGGTGCTCGGCGTGGACGCGGCGGGCCTCGCGGGCACGCTCGACCCCGGGGTCGTCGCCGGTGACCTGGCCGGACTCGCCCGTACGGGCACGGTCGCGGTCGGCGCGGACATGGCCGACGCGCTGGACGCACGACCCGGTTCGACGGTGGACCTGCGGCTCGGGGACGGCACACCGAAGCGGCTCCGGGTGGTGGCGGTGTACGAACGCTCGCTCGCGCTCGGCGAGTTCCTCCTCCCGAAGGCCGAACTCGCCCCGCACATGAGCGATCCGTACCCCGCGCGCGTACTGGCGTCCACGGAGAAGCCGGGCTCGGGTTCCTCCGTGGTGCCCGAGCGGGTGACTCCGCCGGGCGCCGAACTCAACGGCATCGTCTCGGCCGTGATCGTCTCCGCGATCGGCGGCCTCACCCTCCTCTCCGTCCTCAGCACCCTCACCCTGATCGGCGCGGGACGGCGCGGCGAACTCCAGCTCCTCGGCCAGGTGGGCGCGTCGGCCGGTCAGCTGCGTCGGATGCTCGGCCTGGAGGCGGGTTTCCTGACCGCCACCGGCCTGCTCGTCGGCGTCGTGGTGGCCGCGCTGCCGCTGACCGCCTTCGCCTGGTCGCTCACGGGCGGGCTGCCGTACCTGCCGCCCGAGCAGGCGGCGCTGATCGCCGGCACGGTGGTGGTCACGGTGGTGGCGGGGGTGTTCCTGCCCTCGCGGCGACAGCGGGCATGACTCAGGCGTCGAGGTAGGCGAGGACGGCGAGGACCCGGCGGTGGCCGCCGCTGTCGCTCGGCGGCAGGCCGAGCTTCAGGAAGACATTGCCGATGTGCTTGTGCACGGCCCGCTCGGTGACCACCATCGAGCGGGCGATCGTGCCGTTGTCGTGCCCCTGCGCCATCAGTTCGAGGACCTCGCGCTCGCGGGGCGTGAGGGAGTCCAGCGGGTCGTCGCGGCGGCGGGCGAGCAGCTCGGTGACGACCTCCGGGTCCAGGGCCGTACCACCGGCGGCGACCCGTTCCAGGGCGTCCAGGAACTCGTCCACCCGGCCCACCCGGTCCTTCAGGAGGTAGCCGACGCCCCGCGCCCCGCCGCCCAGGAGCTCGGCGGCGTACGTCTCTTCCACGTACTGGGAGAGGACGAGCACCGGAAGGCCGGGCAGCTGCGCGCGGGCCGCGAGCGCCGCACGCAGCCCCTCGTCGCGGAAGCCGGGCGGCATCCGTACGTCGAGGACGGCCACGTCCGGCCGGTGCTCCAGGAGCAGCGGCAGGACCTCGGGGCCGGTGGCCGCGACCCCGGCGACCTCATGGCCGGACGAGGTCAGCAGCAGCACGAGGCCCTCCCGGAGGAGGACGTTGTCCTCGGCGATCACCACACGCACGGAAGCTCCACTTCGATCACGGTCGGCCCCCCTTCGGGGCTGGTCAGTCGTACGGTGCCGTCGAGCGCGGCGACCCGGCGGCGCATGCCGACGAGCCCGGAGCCGCCGCTCTCGCCGGCCTCGGCGCCGCCGCGGCCCTCGTCCGCCACGCGCGCGCGGAGAGCGGCCGGTTCGCGGGAGAGGACGACGGAGGCGCGGGTCGCGCCGCTGTGCTTCGCGGCGTTGGTGAGGGCCTCGGCGACCACGAA is a window encoding:
- a CDS encoding FtsX-like permease family protein, which gives rise to MKPLGNPAVRLLAVRSLRAHRKAWAAVFAAVTVTSALFGALALAAGSAGLGHARVERYAAAPVVVAGDQAVRWTTKPWGGETETQSAGLTERVRIPAATVDVVRAVPGVRAAVPDHTFVVRESGAGGPSDPRAYTGRSWEAARLAPYRLIDGREPRTAGEAVLGSGAGARVGDTVAGRKVVGLADGPATLYVTAAEARRLAGQPGSVDAVGVLADPGVPVDTLHARVRAALDRAGLKDTASGQPLRALTGDGRGGAEHLAAAPARMELLQLLAAVSGTVVLVAVLVLASLVAQALQQRAGERELLLSVGATPRQIRVAAGREVTRVAGLAALCGAVAAVPVFLGLWSALRARTGVVPDGLELPSPPWLFAASLLVAAVVVGITRLVVLFAARRPGRPGKGGVRRVVGIALVLLGVASAVTAAAQGGEAAAAAAGAATVTLVAGCAVLGPWIAGAAMKALDLPFRRLGGAPGRLTAAGASAHSRRLGAALVPVVLVTAFALVQLSAGTTMGRAADEQARAATTADLALSGTTAERVRRLPGVDAATDVLRSTVVLARTEAGAPRLDRLPVLGVDAAGLAGTLDPGVVAGDLAGLARTGTVAVGADMADALDARPGSTVDLRLGDGTPKRLRVVAVYERSLALGEFLLPKAELAPHMSDPYPARVLASTEKPGSGSSVVPERVTPPGAELNGIVSAVIVSAIGGLTLLSVLSTLTLIGAGRRGELQLLGQVGASAGQLRRMLGLEAGFLTATGLLVGVVVAALPLTAFAWSLTGGLPYLPPEQAALIAGTVVVTVVAGVFLPSRRQRA
- a CDS encoding response regulator transcription factor — protein: MRVVIAEDNVLLREGLVLLLTSSGHEVAGVAATGPEVLPLLLEHRPDVAVLDVRMPPGFRDEGLRAALAARAQLPGLPVLVLSQYVEETYAAELLGGGARGVGYLLKDRVGRVDEFLDALERVAAGGTALDPEVVTELLARRRDDPLDSLTPREREVLELMAQGHDNGTIARSMVVTERAVHKHIGNVFLKLGLPPSDSGGHRRVLAVLAYLDA